TGACACAGCGCCTGCTTTCTTTTTCACGCCTACATCGATCGCTTTTTGCGCCCTAAACACCTTCTTCATTAGGACTGGCATGCCGTTTTGTATGACGTAAACGGCCCCGTCAAAGGTTTCCCTGACTTCCAGTATTCTTCCACGAACAAATACGGGGCTCTTTTCATCCTCTGGAGTATATATCTCCCCTTTGTATGATATGGTATTCCCCCCGCCGGCCCTTCTCGTGTCCCTTATGGAGAAAACAAGTCCGAGATCGATGCTTCTGTCAAAAGGCATGCAGGCGCTACCGTCCTCATGCGGCAGCACTGCAAACCTGCGGTTATAGTCGCTGATAAAACCTTCCGCTATCATCTTATTAGCGTCAGCGATGTTTGTGATGGATGAAAACCTCAATTCGGCGATGAGCCTGTCCTGAAATGTATTCCAGAGCCTTTCTATACGTCCCTTGGCCTGAGGGCTGTGCGCCGTTATCTGCTTTATACCAAGCTCATACAGCGCCTTGCCGAAGTTTGACAGCGGCAGCTCCGTTCCGCTCAAAATCTCATCGTCGGTCAACTCCTTGGGCGAACGGAATATAGTATGGCGGTCGCTGTATATGGACAGAGGCAATCCATATGCAAGCATCCCTTGTTCCAGCGCCGCGGCATAGCCGCGCATACATTCAGTTTCAGTAAAGAACGCCCCTGTAACGACCCCTGTCGCATCGTCTATATATGCGTGCAAAGTTGCATATCCGTGTTCTTCACCAAACCACTTGTGTCTGCTTGCATCGGTCTGCCACATAATACCGGCGGTCGTCTTCCTTGGACGCGGCCGGTGCTGTTTTGCTTTATGCTTCACCGCCTTCTTGCTCTTTATACCGGCTCCTTTAAGCACACGGAACACCGAAGAACGGCTCACAGACATTCCCTCCGCTTCGTTCAGGCGTTCAGTGAAATGAGAGAAATTATAGTCAAAATACCTCCCCTCAAACAGCTCGACAATCCTCGTTTTAACCTCATCTGAAAGAGCGTGCCTCGGCTTCCGTCCCGCGTTTCCATGCACCATCCCCCTTGCGCCGTTTCTGGCAAAGCTGGCTTTTAGCCTTATGATTTGTCTTATAGAAATACCAAGCTGTTCAGATGCCTCACCATTAGTCACTAAGCCTGATGACGCGGCTCCTATAATCCTTACCCTTCTCGCTTCATCGTTTGTCATACTCATCATGATCTGCCTCATAGTGACATTATCTCAGAACGATTAGAGGGTGACATTATCACAGAACAACAACACGAGAAGGCAGGAATCTTGACTCTTGTAAGAATGTCTGTTATTTTCAAGGCACAGSTGGRCACAGCTTCTGACTGTGTCCACCTGCCTTGAAAATAACAGACATTCTTACAA
The Synergistes jonesii DNA segment above includes these coding regions:
- a CDS encoding ISNCY family transposase — encoded protein: MMSMTNDEARRVRIIGAASSGLVTNGEASEQLGISIRQIIRLKASFARNGARGMVHGNAGRKPRHALSDEVKTRIVELFEGRYFDYNFSHFTERLNEAEGMSVSRSSVFRVLKGAGIKSKKAVKHKAKQHRPRPRKTTAGIMWQTDASRHKWFGEEHGYATLHAYIDDATGVVTGAFFTETECMRGYAAALEQGMLAYGLPLSIYSDRHTIFRSPKELTDDEILSGTELPLSNFGKALYELGIKQITAHSPQAKGRIERLWNTFQDRLIAELRFSSITNIADANKMIAEGFISDYNRRFAVLPHEDGSACMPFDRSIDLGLVFSIRDTRRAGGGNTISYKGEIYTPEDEKSPVFVRGRILEVRETFDGAVYVIQNGMPVLMKKVFRAQKAIDVGVKKKAGAVSPHKPASDHPWRGGFKIKPAIYNNTQTGRE